One Ahaetulla prasina isolate Xishuangbanna chromosome 1, ASM2864084v1, whole genome shotgun sequence DNA window includes the following coding sequences:
- the SPRYD7 gene encoding SPRY domain-containing protein 7 codes for MAAGAASGSVWCCLRWAWCGEGSAGHIPLKEMPSVLLDTQQMGTDVVVVKNGRRVCGTGGCLANAPLHQNKSYFEFKIQSTGIWGVGVATQKVNLNQIPLGNDVNSLVLRNDGTLYYNSEEKNRLPANSLPQEGDVVGITYDHVELNVYLNGKNMHCPASGIRGTVFPAVYVDDSAILDCQFSDFCHAPPAGFEKILFEQQIF; via the exons ATGGCGGCAGGGGCGGCCTCGGGCTCGGTGTGGTGTTGCCTGCGCTGGGCTTGGTGCGGAGAAGGCAGCGCCGGGCACATCCCTCTCAAGGAGATGCCGTCGGTGCTGCTGGACACGCAACAGATGG GAACAGATGTTGTCGTCGTAAAAAATGGACGACGAGTATGTGGTACAGGGGGATGCTTAGCTAATGCTCCTTTGCATCAGAACAAGAGCTATTTTGAGTTTAAAATCCAGTCTACAG GAATCTGGGGTGTTGGAGTTGCAACTCAGAAAGTCAACTTGAACCAAATTCCTCTTGGGAATGATGTAAATAGTCTAGTTCTGAGAAATGATGGAACTCTTTACTACAACAGTGAAGAAAAGAACAGATTGCCAGCAAACAGTCTGCCACAGGAGGGTGATGTTGTA GGAATTACATATGACCATGTAGAActaaatgtttatttaaatggaaaaaatatgCACTGTCCAGCCTCAGGAATCAGAGGAACAGTCTTCCCTGCAGTCTATG TTGATGATAGTGCCATTTTGGATTGTCAGTTCAGTGACTTCTGTCATGCTCCTCCTGCAGGTTTTGAAAAGATACTCTTTGAACAGCAGATTTTCTGA